The genomic DNA gacatggtcattgagtacaagaagttgtcagactCTTGTAATGAAATGAGAATGAAATATGAAACTGATAACTCTTATTCATCTCAACCTTCTGaatcaaaagtttttgaaaacaatgtAGTCGAGCTCTCATCTGTGAATGAAAAGCTCAAGAAAAATGTTCAAACATTGTTTTCTGAAAAtcaacgtttgacatatgtggttaGTTCTTTGACAAAGTCTAGAGATGCATTCATACAGCAAATAAGTGTTCTGAGGCCTGCCGGATGCATATCTgatttaggatttgacaatgccAACCTAGACCATTCGTcaaagaagttaaactcagtCGAAGACAAGCTTAATACTATAAGTTTATCAGTTGTAATTCACTGATCAAGGGACTGATCCAAATTGTGAAgacttaaccttaaaggatgagattatttatgtcAAGCCAACTGTAAGTTGACTAAAACCGAGGAATGAAGCAGCTAGTAAGTCTGGAGAAACAAAACCTAACAAGAAGTtaaggagttttaaacaaaaaccatcATCTATGTTAACAAATCAGCTAGTAGAAAGAAGATatctgctaagcctaaatcatacacactaatcacaacacaacatgGGAATCCATCaggataactcaaatatggattcctaagggactgattgactgaggacccaagtgaatgtgggtacgaAAAAGTTGTAAGTATGTATTTGTGTAGGTACAATAGATAATCTGCTTAGAAGAATTGGTATGGTATCTATACAGTGgatgttccagacacatgaACTGAGATAAACGGCTTCTAACTGAAGTTACGAATTGCTTAGGGCCTAATATCACGTTTGGTGACAATAGCAAGAGTAAGACCATTgataagggtaagattatccatggtaatttaaccaTTAATAATTTGCTACATGCTAAAAAACtgtgttataatttgattagtatAAACCAATTATGTGATTATGGATTctctgttgattttcaaacgCATGCATGTCTGATTAAGGATCAATAGGGTAACATTCTGCTGACcagaagtagagtaggaaactgttgggaaaaattaaaacaaataaagaaataaagttaattaagaaataaatagtttaattaactttaaaagaatataaaatattgttatggtttggaacataattttgatgatgttattaTGATCaagataagttgttttttttGTGTAGGCGCATATCTAAAAGACTTTTCTATTTCAAACGTGGTCTGAAGTAGGTTGTCTTAGACgtcaaacgtagttagacgagttAGTCTAACTattttagacgttgtctaatgggaaacatagttagacgaggtagtctaactcttttagacgcggtctaaagggaagcatagttagacaaggaagtctaactcctttagacgctgtctaaaaGGAAGCGTGATTAGACGAGGtattctaactcctttagacgctatttaaagggaagcgtagttaaatgaggtagtctaactcctttagacgaggtagtctaactcctttagacgctatTTAACGGGAAGCGTAGTTACAAGAggtagtttaactcctttagacattgtctaaagggaagcgtagttagacgaggtagtctaactcctttagacattgtctaaaggaaagcgtagttagacgaggtagtctaactcctttagacgttgtctatagggaagcatagttagacgaggtcgtctaactcctttaaaccttgtctaaagggaaacgtagttagacgaggtagtttaactcctttagacgttgtctaaaggaaagtgtagttagacgaggacgtctaattcctttagacgttgtctaaagggaagcgtagttagacgaggttgtctacCTCCTTTAGGCACGATcaaaagggatgcgtagttaaacgaggacgtctaactcctttagacaatgtctaaagggaagcattGTTAGACGAgaatgtctaactcctttagacattgtCTAAAGAGGAACGTTTGATGCCTTGATTTAGCATATGTGTGAAGGAAGCATCCATCTAACCACGATGACTTGGCTGTCTGCTCCATTTCTTTCAGCATTatgacaagccagctaattccATTGAATGAATAATTGCCATGTACGCTGATATCTCTCAATTACCTTTCCAGTACTAGACAAGATAAGAGGATATTCAACGCACTATCTATttggtatggccacgatcctaATTCTCATAGCTTGTTGTACTCTCGGAGAccgtccaacggacacatgccacgtgtcTACAAAGAATATTCAACCATTGGTATACTTCAACCATTAATAGAAGCTAAAGTACAATGGTCGAACGGTCCGAAAAACTTACTATTGAATAACTATTTATCATACACAAGGATCATTATATATCTGTCTAACTGTGAgaaaatattaatcatatactgtcttttctgtgagaaacctcagtgttgtaagttgaacagaggctgttctgttcaacaaagagttagctagctcagggtgttatatttgattcaaagtctttagtggatatccttccggttgtggaagaaggggtgacgtaggagtttgaTCTTccaacatccataaaactccttgtgttctttactttctgtcatctGCATTCGGttgtctaaagcttcaaatccaacaaatatTTCTGCACTTcaatttgtttcaagtgtttggaAGATTTgagaagaatagaaacatatattaatccctaataggattattatcgaatcgtttaACGTAAACTGTTAACAATAGACAGActctagtctctattggtatcACTaatcccaacaagtggtatcagaatcttgttttctattctcaagcaccaaaaagaatctgaatcatgtctatggctGCCACAACCAAGGTTCCCATGTCATGTCATGTCAATTTGTGGAAGGCAAGAGTCCACGCTCATCTAgctgccatagatgatgacatgtggtttgtcatcaccgaAGGCCCGATAAAGATTAAGAAAGATATATCTGAGTGGACTAGTGAAGActagaggaagaacaacctcgagaATATGGCCAAAGATATTTTGTACAAAACTCTAGATGACAACATGTTTAATTACATCATATCATGCAACTTTACAAAATAAATCTGGGAGAGGTTGACTCAACTCTATGAGAGCAATGAGCATACCAAAAAGAACAAACTAATGGTTGCCACGCAATAGTTTGATAACATCAAGATGCGTCTATGAGAGACGATGTCTCAATTTGATGGAAGATTCAGCAAGATTATCACCACTCTTTCCACCTTGGTCAAGACTTACATCAACAACGGGTTGTAATCCAAGTCATGCGTGTTCTTCCTAGGGAGTGAGATATcaagacgatggcgatgagggagtctaaagatctcaacaagatggagctctttgagTTGCTAGCCGATCTAAAGGCCTATAAATTTGAGATAAAttctaggaatgaagaggagcttTCCAATCAACCATTGCAATcaaggcgttggtgactacTAAGGAGTCATCCACTGCAACTAGAGTGAAGACTGTTGTAGAACAGATTAGTAGCGACATCatggctctcttcgtgaagaaattcgtaaaattcatgaagaagagcaattttaactcaagctcttcaaataataacaatgatgataaaaatatcTACTAGGATAACATAAAGTATTTAAACTATGATAAACTAGGAGACTTCAAGTTGGAGTGTAGGAAGCcaaagaaaaatgagaagaagaaagacaaccagaaagagctgaaggctctcatAACAACTGACAGTAAAGACAAATGGGCCCAAAGCGACTCATATGATTAATCATTtagcgatagtgatgatgaagaggtcacatgcttcatggcagaagaagaaaaaatatttgaggtatttgacttctcctctgaAGAATTTACAAGAGATTACTTAACTGCTtcacttaatgacatggtcattgagtacaagaagttgtcaaacTCTTGTAATAAAATGAGATTGAAATTTGTAACTGATAACTCTCTTTTATCTCAAACTTCTGAgccaaaagattttgaaaacaaaatggttgagctctcatctgagaatgagaaactcaaggaaaaggttcaaactctgttttctgaaaaccaacgtttgacatatgtggttaGTTCTTGGACGAGGTCTAGAGATGTAGTTAGACAACAGATAAGTATGTTGAGGCCTACCGGAtacaaatccggtttaggatttgataattCTATCCCATACCAGTCATCTTAGAAGTTAAACCCAGTGGAAGACAAGCTTAAGGTTATATGCTTTGTTAGGGGTAGTTTAACTGATAAaggaactgatccaagctgtgatGATTTAACTTCAAATGATGAGATTTatgtaaagccaacttcaagctggctgAGTCTTGAGATAGGGGAAGCCACCTGGTATGACCAAGAAAAACTTGACagaaagtcaagaagtttttACCAAACTTCATCTTTTGAAATTAAGGCATCATCAGCAGGCAGAAACCAATCTGCCAAATATTCTATACACACACAACTggaaattcaaaaaaataattaaattatggaTTCTCAAGGGACTAAAAAgtcacggacccaaagaaaaatgggtaccagatTTGTTATTGTCTTTGAATGCAGGTAAAACAGGACAACAACTTGGAAAATTCAAATGGCATCTGGACAGCCGGATGCTCAGACATAGCATATGACAAGCGACAGCCTAAAATGGCTGCCATATTCACGAAGCCACTtcccgagtctaagttttcttaccttagaaatattttagaattgttagacTACGATAAtgcctaaattatttttaaatcatgaactcacctgattttgataatttagcttaaataatcaaaaagagaaaaattgttgggttaagattttaattgatttaaaataatttaacatacttgatttcgatgattgatgaaatgatttttgttgaagtatgtttaaatcatgaactcacctggttttgataatttagcttaaataatcaaaaatggagaaattgttgggttaaaatttttaattgatttaaattaatttaacatactTGATTTCGATGATggatgaaattgtttttaataataaattgataaaactaagttcaataattgttagtcataaaaaatatataaatatatatttaaatatttacatcGTTTGTGGTGAAATGGTAAGTACATCCGCCTGTCATGCGGGTGACTTGAGTTCGAATCTCACCAGGTGCACAATTcataattagagttttattatttcaggCACAGCTCAAAGTCAACGTGCGCAGGTAGAAGTCATGGTCAACgcgcgtagttagacaagggcGTCTAAcacctttagacgcggtctaaagggaagcggagttagacgaggacgtctaactcctttagacgcggtctaaagggaagcgtagttagacgaggatgtctaactcctttatatgGACatctaagatgatcagatgaggCTTCTAAAATGAGCACAGATGGCGTCTAAGATGAGCAGATGGCGTCTGAAGAAAGATAAACGTCTGATGAGCATCTAGACAGCTGGTAGTAGAGCTCTATAGACAGCTGACAATATagctcaacaaatgaatgaatgacaCCTACGTGGATATATCTCAATTGTATTCCTAGTACAATTAGaggatattcggtgcactacctgttcagtacggccacgatctaaATTCTCAGAGTTTactgtactctcgtactatatAGGTGGTCGTCAGacggacacatgccacgtgtccaaaaggaggattcgaccgttggtgtttttaagaataaatagcTGCCTGAGGAAAACGGACGAATTGCTGGAATTACAAGACAAAAGCTAGAGTTCTCTCTCTCTCATTGAATCACCAGATTTTTACaagcttgatttcttgaatcaacttacactctctctagatattttattctcgAGTGTATTTTGTAATTCACTACGTGAAGTTCAGAGATATGTTACTAgactatttgatagtcattaacaatgtgttgtaagttgaacagaaggtgttctgttcaacaatgtgtgtgctaggagttcagaacaggcGATCAATTAAGTCCTGGGTTTCTGAATGAGTTTGTGTAGTGCgttttatataaatcaaagtcttctagtggataTTATTCTGGTTGTgaaagaaagggtgacgtaggagttttatctccgaacatccataaaactctttaTGTTCTTTACATTCTTACATTAAATTCGTTAATCTGAAGCTTGAAATCCAACAAACAGTTCGGCatttgaatctgtttcaagagtttgtgatgatttgaaaagaatataaacaaatacttatccctcacaagattattatcgaatcgtttatcgtaAGTTGTTTACAATAGTCAAACCCTAGTCTTTTTTGTCAACACAAATCTTAACcatgtaacgaagtcacaatcaGGACTTTGATAATCGAACCGTAAAGAATCTTATTATAATGTGAACGAAAACTTTAGTGAGAGAAacaaacttaaattaatttttttattattattattatcactttAGTTTCTAACAAAATGATGGATGTAGAATCATAAAGTTGAATGTGGTTGCAAGACTAAAAAGGAAACAAATTAAAGCTAGAAAGACTCAAACCTCTTCAACCTtatgatgcagcgtgcgtggctaggatgaacctttatcaagattcgttgattcttacgaataccgaaagtgatagatattgaggaaacctcgttttctgattaataatcttcccctaacaaagtgttttaagatcctttaaatactcaaaccctagcttgcaaaagaaataaacaacttttaataaattgcaaaaaaacacccgaaactaataaaaaatgcgattttgagcccctaaacgtttccgcccgaaaaacagtaggcaatcgtcgaaatctgacacttgcgagatattttcggatgctgcaactttcgcataaacgcctcttcgactcgcaccgcatcattccccccagggtagaaaagattcgtcctcgaatctggaaccgcatcatcctcatcagaagaagactcacccacaaaaggaacaagatgcttcacattgaacacatcagaggtacgcacatggctgggaaggcgtaaacgataagcattggggttgatcttctccacaatctcaacaggaccaatcttcttagcagcaagcttgctatattcatgagctggaaaacgatccttagtcagaatagcccacacaaagtcaccaacttcaaaatcaacagcacgccttctcgaatcagctttctccttgtacttggcagtagcagcaaccaagcggtcatgagtggtctgatgaacctgagccaactgaccaacaaaatccgcagcagtggaatgaggacgcaccttgctgggcagcgctaacaaatcaagaggagcacgcagagacagcccgtaaatcacatggaaaggactgaaaccagtggagcgattaacaacatgattgtgagcaaactcggcctgaggcagcttcagatcccaagccttaggatgatccccaactaaactgcgcagaaggttccccaaagacctattaacaacttcagtttggccatcagtttgcgggtgataggcactgctaaaattcagctgagtattaaccaaacgccaaagactcctccaaaagtgactcacaaagcgagtgtcccgatcagaaactatggaggcaggaagtccatgaaggcgatacacatccctgaaataaagctgtgcaacagccacagcatcagaggttttcttgcagggaatgaaatgaaccatcttcgagaatcggtcaaccaccacaaaaatcgaatcagaaccacgctgggtacgtgACAGCCCAATgacaaaatccatactgacatcagaccatggttgagtgggtataggcagaggcaagtataacccggcattagtcgaaacgcccttagccaactgacaaacacgacaacgagcaacaaaacgccccacctctttgcgcatcgaaggccagaaataagaagctgcaagaagctggaaggtacgatcacgcccaacatggccttctttgtggagttcctgaatcatcctcaaacgcaggctgcaatctggaatgcacagctgcacaccacggaaaaggaacccatccttttttggggtaagaagggccgggacagcacagggactaaggctttctcgaatgtgtcccttagccagcaagtcctccacctgtctacgcaactcttcatgttctttgggactcatgcggtaatgagaacggttgggtagggcagcacctggaaccaagtcaatgtgatgctggatatcacgcaaaggaggcaaggcacaaggcagattctcaggaaagacatctgcaaactcctgtaacagcggctgcactggaataggcacctcagaactagcaccacaggtaatcagcgaacaaaatggagcaaacaccatgcccgattcgaccatggcggtctgaaaaggaccccgagacaacaaggtggtaggggggcgcatgatgagtgggggcagcacccttcttgggctgatttggcatcaacacaatcttgactcagccaggacagacgataaggcttggggtgaggttcagtggacagacccagcttcgaaactgcaacctcagaaatcacattctcacaactcccagcatcaatgatgaaggtgcaaactttgccaccgatggtacaagtggaatggaacagattattacgtaaccactcgttgtcaggagcacgaggggttaaacatgatcgacgaatcaccaaaagggggtcaacatcaccagaaacatactcctccgctgcctcatcatcataaacatcatacactggggctgaatctgaaggaagagcagagtcaggatcctccacctcagtaaaaagaccacgattggtgggctttgggttgcgacactctgcttggcgatggccaacttcaccacaattgaaacaacgcaagccaccgggacgtccctgcgggggggctgtagtgctgcgagggggggctggggtgggatgggccggctgggaagaagaaccaatgccactagtggggacaacctgttttccaaagctacccgaaccgcgcctggctagctgtttctcagcctgtgaagcacgctgatgtgcctcagaaacagtcaagggatcaaacatattcaaaatatcctgcaactggaggcgaaggccaccaatatagcgagaaactaactggagaggggactcagacaggtcaacacgagccacaaaggtgtaaaactcagtggaatagtcatccacggaacgagaaccctgacgaagattctggaaccgctggtacaggttacgttcgtaattatatggtagaaacgcagccctaatatgcttcctgaatttgtcccaattcgtgagttttgccttaccatgacgaacacgtgtctgtttcaactgctgccaccatgcttgtgcacgaccatgtaagcggatcgtaacaaggggtacacgacgatctgcaggaacttccttgaaatccagaatctcttcaacctgagaaagccaatcaataaactcttccggtgatagactaccatcgaacttagggatgtccaccctgaaagcctgctcccagcgatgattggggcgttcaggggatcgatttcGAAGACCACCGaaagggttttcatctgtcatcgtaacatcatcttcagggtggtgcatgtgcatagatgcatccatccgttgcgtcaaccattcaacctgccgcctcaaatcgtcgttatcacggcgaaactcagcgttttcacgtcgcaactcagcaaggtcaccatcatcagcaccaggggtagggttgtgcggctgtcttcggggcggcatacctcagggtcgactggaaactgatgcagcgtgcgtggctaggatgaacctttatcaagattcgttgattcttacgaataccgaaagtgatagatattgaggaaacctcgttttctgattaataatcttcccctaacaaagtgttttaagatcctttaaatactcaaaccctagcttgcaaaagaaataaacaacttttaataaattgcaaaaaaacacccgaaactaataaaaaatgcgattttgagcccctaaacgtttccgcccgaaaaacagtaggcaatcgtcgaaatctgacacttgcgagatattttcggatgctgcaactttcgcataaacgcctcttcgactcgcaccgcatcaccTTATATCCTATATGATGATTAAGTTGAACATCATGGTATGGTGGGAGATCAGAGTGTGGGAGAAGCTGGATGAGGAGGTGTGAGTTTGATCTTCATTTTACTAATTATgtttaatgttttgatttttgaaggaactgatttattttaatttaggtttaaaaaataaatgaaagacaGGGTTAATTAGTCAACATctttactatttaatattttggaatgcattttattttttgCTACAATCAAACATTGTCGAATAAAGTGGCATCTTGTTTATTGTGGTAAGTAGTGTTATTacaaaacctaaattaaactaaatattagCTTCTTTGGTATAAACTAATACATAATGTGACCACATGTTCCTGGTCTCGCAGTTATATGAAATAAGACCCCTCTCTTATGCTTCTGCCATTGATggatgatatattatatattttaggtATGAAGCAGTACTAGTTCCTTCTCGATACGGACCAGGGTGATCTCCTTGGAAGAAATCTCCCtgaaattaaagattaaataattaaaagtatgtAGCATGTGGTTTCATGGAAAGGCCTAGCTAGTTAGGGAAATTAatcaaagagaagaaaaataggTGAGATAATGATGGTATATACCAGCAGAGAAGGAAGAATTCGGAGAAATGGAAGGGAGATATATTCTGAAGAAGTCCCTGTTCTCCTTTAGCAACTCTCCCCATACTGCAGCaccaacaatatatataatagtaaatCATTGATAACTAGGAAAGTAATGAATGGATCATCTATGTTTCCGTAAAAATGCTATGTAAGAGCTTTACTAGCTAGGTTTAAActcacaaattaaaataaattattacatgttaaattttgatatattcaattttttgaaACATATAATATACAGTATTATAgtgatttttaagataaataatgtatattttacTCTATGTTCAAATTTCtgaaactatatttttattttggaaaacattttacattattttgaaGTCCTTCAATTTTTCCTTTCATTATTTTTGAGTTTAActttaatttctcacatagAACTGTAAGAAAGTAATCATGATGAGTACCTGTGAGTGTTATAGGAGGTGGTATGTTGGCGTGATGGGCAAGCGTTTGTACGCATTGGTCTTGGTCCATTTGAAGAAGCAGGCACCTTTCTATCAATTGCTGAACCTgcaaatatatacatatagttaatcatatatattattaactataTAAACATAATAGGTTACCATTCGGATGTAGGTTTGAGGTTGGCACTGCAAGCAAGGAAGAGAGGGATAATATTGATGATATTGGGTACAATGCATTTTTCTTGCTTCTTTTTTCTACTAAAATAGGATAGAGATAAATTAAAAGgacattacaatatatatatataagaggtAGTTATGATCGATATTGAAGTaaagagaaatataaaattgtatagGACTGCGGATAAGACAAAAACTTGAAATATGTTTGGAAGGGGAAATAGAATAGTAGGGAGAGTGAAGTGGAttggagtggagtggagtgaAGGAAACAGATATTTTTCCTATTTTGAAGGGACTGGTACATTTCAAgaagtagagagagagagagtgttATCCACAGATATCTAAAGTGAAGGGCCAAAAGAAGAGGAGAAATCCAAATGAGAGATTGACCTCATCTGTAAAGGATAAGAGAAATGAATGTGTTGCTGGTTGGTTTATTTAGAGCTATGAATGAGGCCAGTCTCACTCACACAAAAACACACTCTCTCCTCATGAATCATGATGATATAGAAACAACTCTAAGGAGTCTTCACGTCCACTTTCTTTAATGAATGGATCACCTTATGTGTCTCTTTTCTTTCCCTCTATCGTGGCTAATCTTTATCCCCATCTTATATATAAACTTGTTTGTTTAGTACTTTTGGATTCTAATTTAAACCAGAATTTTTATATTggaatatatttgtaaaattttgttttattaattaactaatagtTCCTTAGTAAATCAATTTAAggtgaaaattaaatattttatcaagttaattttatttaaatgattctttttaataatatagtcATTCAAAAAGGCCTTATACCCCCTTTATGTTGCTTCTTGCCCATTGCCATGTCATGTGGCGGCCCACCTTGTTTATGACTTGCTTGTGTCCCAAGGCCAAGATGAATCGTGATTGATGTAcatttgtttttatatgtaATATCTGTATGAATCTATAGGAATATATAGCTTCACCAGCTGCTATCTTCATAAGGTTCCAACCCTTTGTATGTATGTATACTTGTTTTCATGTTTGTGAAA from Impatiens glandulifera chromosome 9, dImpGla2.1, whole genome shotgun sequence includes the following:
- the LOC124915615 gene encoding uncharacterized protein LOC124915615 translates to MHCTQYHQYYPSLPCLQCQPQTYIRMVQQLIERCLLLQMDQDQCVQTLAHHANIPPPITLTVWGELLKENRDFFRIYLPSISPNSSFSAGRFLPRRSPWSVSRRN